ATGGAAATCGGAAAAATAGAATACATGGAAGAAGATGTGAAAAGAGCCCTTAAGGTGCAAATACAAAAAGAAACAGAGGGTATAGAAGAATATGAGAAACATATACGGTTAATAGATGACGAAGAAGTTGTAGGGGTTCTAAAACATATAATAGATGAAGAAAAAAGGCACAGGAAAGAATTTAAGGAAAAACTAGAAAAACTCGGATAAGATTATTCTATATTTTCCAGAATTTTTTCTTTTATAATCCTTCGGGTTTTTTCAGATATTTTAATAGGACCCCAAGGTCTCATGTAGCCAAAGTATGGATCCTCGAATATCTCCCCATTGAGTTCAACTTTATGATCATATCTTGGGATGAAGTGGCAGTGAAGCCATGGTGGGGGACTATTCTCCCGATAGAATGTATTCATCAGGAACCCCCAATTAAATAATGTGGCGCCAAAAGCCTTTTTAACGGCCTTTTCAAGCTCCTTTATGATAATGCGTAATTCAATCCATTCATCCTCCTTTATGTTACCTAGGAATTCCTCCTTCCTCTTCAAGGCCACAACACAGCTTCCAAGATTGCCCTGGTTAGGTGACAAGAATACAATCCAATGATCCCTTTCATAAAGATAATCGCCAAAGTTATATCTTTCATCTAGTTTCATGGGTGAACACCCCCCATTTGGGAGGATTAATCTTCGAGGATGCTGGAAAGGTAAACTGTCATTTCTATCTCTTCTCTTGCTATGAAATCCTCCAGGCGAGTTTTAGCCTCCTCAGAGCCGAGAGGATAATATTTATCCTCGTAATAAACTGTTATCAATAATCTGTCGTCTTGTATTTCTATTTCCTCTTCAAGTTTCCTTGCAAGTTTTTCCATTAAGCTTCTTTCAAGTCCGAATACAATATATTTTATATAATTGAGGGATTTGCCCTTATCAAAGCCGAAATCGACAATTTTAACCTTCATATTCACCCCTCCACTGGTAGGTGGGGTTCTATGAACTTTCTAAGTTCTCCTTGGATCTTTTCAAGTTCATTCACGCCAAGATGCCCGCAGATGGAATCATAGATTATAGTCTTTGAATTTTTAATCATCTTTGAAAGCGGAATAGTATCAATAGATGGTGGAAAATATTGATCCTCTTTTATACCCACAACTAGAGTATCTGCTTGGATATTCCCTAATTGACCTTCTAGGTTGAATCTCATAGCAGCATTGTTCCTCCATATGATATCATTTGCATCAAGTTCCATGCCCTCTTCTCCAGCTTTTATCATTGAATCCAGAAGCTCCATATTATCTAAGCTACTATAATATTCTCTGGAAAATCCATAAAAGTACATGAACATTGAAGCGAGGCAAGTCCCCAAACTGGGATTTTCCCTGTATCTTCCATCATTATAGGCCGGATCCGCTTTTATAAGCTTGTTCATATATTCGAAGATGGCATAGTTAATGCCCCTAACCTTA
The nucleotide sequence above comes from Methanothermobacter tenebrarum. Encoded proteins:
- a CDS encoding ferritin-like domain-containing protein, giving the protein MDNNEIIKLLNIDFKGELEATMLYTYNAFVIDDCEISRLTEGIAADEMRHMWWLAELITKRGGRPSMEIGKIEYMEEDVKRALKVQIQKETEGIEEYEKHIRLIDDEEVVGVLKHIIDEEKRHRKEFKEKLEKLG
- a CDS encoding HIT family protein; its protein translation is MKLDERYNFGDYLYERDHWIVFLSPNQGNLGSCVVALKRKEEFLGNIKEDEWIELRIIIKELEKAVKKAFGATLFNWGFLMNTFYRENSPPPWLHCHFIPRYDHKVELNGEIFEDPYFGYMRPWGPIKISEKTRRIIKEKILENIE
- a CDS encoding DUF5750 family protein — translated: MKVKIVDFGFDKGKSLNYIKYIVFGLERSLMEKLARKLEEEIEIQDDRLLITVYYEDKYYPLGSEEAKTRLEDFIAREEIEMTVYLSSILED
- a CDS encoding alpha/beta fold hydrolase gives rise to the protein MIRPSYFVLPEFTFESGETLKNLKVEYTCIGTPKVDPEGFIINGLLHIHGWSGDYLSVKRLLPLIGEGKPLEEFFIIAPTSLGSPRSSSPSTTGLGIEFPQYTIKDMVNFHYEFIRRKFKIRKLKGVIGASMGGFQALEWGVSYPDFMDFLILLVTTFKVRGINYAIFEYMNKLIKADPAYNDGRYRENPSLGTCLASMFMYFYGFSREYYSSLDNMELLDSMIKAGEEGMELDANDIIWRNNAAMRFNLEGQLGNIQADTLVVGIKEDQYFPPSIDTIPLSKMIKNSKTIIYDSICGHLGVNELEKIQGELRKFIEPHLPVEG